A genome region from Deltaproteobacteria bacterium includes the following:
- the selB gene encoding selenocysteine-specific translation elongation factor, producing the protein MTSPLRVVVGTAGHVDHGKTALVQALTGIDTDRLPEEKRRGITLEAGYAHLELPGIGTAGVVDVPGHERFLRAMVGAAGGIDVAILCVAADEGPMPQTAEHLDVLRLLGVQAGVIAMTKADLLPELGADHRELLALELRELVQGTFLEDAPIVEVSARTGKGLPELVRAVADAVRTRQETPRPEQAPLFLPLDRSFAVKGFGTVITGTLFSGALAAGDEVDLAGAGAKARGIRVRGVQVHGAAVEKARAGQRTAANLAGIEVHDAPRGAALVQAGTLESVGASQILDVELELLPWAARPLRDRARLLAHIGTAQVACVVALVDRAELLPGERALGQLRLAQPAAAIAGLRFLLRGALPKPRRGHHAVVPPSDPTGAETLTRAVRAHASTLGGGRILAVATRKRRRREADAAALQALAGDDPLVQAERLLLESGYPGASPQRLAARGAFNVKSAEKALERVAQTGKAVLYDREARLYVHRNVLEALDAKLLARLHEHAARDSIDPSIAREELRQRAGSPPPKVFAKALASLTERGELRADAERVHPPGAAAKLSGADADAQEKLAGVLDGAGLSPPRVDELPKLIGQTPQRTHSLLKALAGAGRASKVSEDLWFGAVPLMDLRRRVLTHLSEHGSIDAQSFKELTGLTRKFAIPLLEYFDREKLTLRIGDKRVLRKGER; encoded by the coding sequence ATGACGAGCCCGCTGCGCGTGGTGGTCGGCACGGCTGGGCACGTCGATCACGGCAAGACCGCGCTGGTGCAGGCGCTCACGGGCATCGACACCGATCGACTCCCGGAGGAGAAGCGGCGGGGCATCACGCTGGAGGCCGGATACGCCCACCTGGAGCTTCCGGGGATCGGCACGGCGGGAGTGGTCGACGTTCCCGGGCACGAGCGATTCTTGCGCGCGATGGTCGGCGCTGCCGGAGGAATCGACGTCGCAATCCTCTGCGTCGCGGCGGACGAAGGCCCGATGCCTCAGACCGCGGAACACCTGGACGTGCTGCGCCTCCTCGGCGTCCAGGCCGGAGTGATCGCGATGACCAAGGCGGATCTGCTGCCGGAGCTCGGCGCCGATCACCGCGAGCTGCTCGCGCTCGAGCTGCGCGAGCTCGTGCAGGGGACGTTCCTGGAGGACGCGCCGATCGTGGAAGTGTCCGCTCGCACGGGGAAGGGTTTGCCGGAGCTGGTGCGCGCCGTGGCCGACGCCGTCCGGACGCGACAGGAGACGCCGCGTCCCGAGCAGGCGCCGCTGTTCCTTCCGCTCGACCGATCATTCGCCGTCAAGGGGTTCGGCACCGTGATCACCGGGACGCTCTTTTCGGGCGCGCTCGCGGCGGGGGACGAAGTGGATCTCGCGGGCGCCGGAGCGAAGGCGCGCGGCATTCGCGTGCGGGGCGTGCAGGTGCACGGCGCCGCAGTGGAGAAGGCGCGCGCCGGGCAGCGCACGGCCGCGAATCTGGCCGGAATCGAAGTCCACGACGCGCCCCGGGGTGCGGCTCTGGTCCAGGCGGGCACGCTCGAGTCGGTGGGCGCCTCGCAGATCCTGGATGTCGAGCTGGAGCTGCTTCCCTGGGCAGCGCGTCCATTGCGCGATCGCGCGCGGCTCCTCGCGCACATCGGCACCGCCCAGGTGGCTTGCGTGGTCGCGCTGGTGGACCGCGCCGAGCTCCTGCCCGGAGAGCGCGCGCTGGGGCAACTTCGCCTGGCGCAACCAGCCGCGGCGATCGCCGGGCTCCGCTTCCTGCTCCGCGGCGCGCTGCCCAAACCGCGTCGTGGACACCACGCAGTTGTGCCCCCCAGCGATCCGACGGGTGCAGAGACGCTGACGCGCGCCGTCCGGGCCCATGCGTCGACGCTCGGCGGCGGCCGGATCCTCGCCGTCGCGACGCGCAAGCGGCGCAGGCGCGAGGCTGACGCGGCGGCGCTCCAGGCGCTGGCTGGAGACGACCCGCTGGTCCAGGCAGAGCGGCTGCTGCTCGAATCCGGATATCCGGGGGCATCTCCGCAGCGCCTCGCCGCGCGCGGCGCTTTCAACGTCAAGTCGGCGGAGAAGGCGCTCGAGCGGGTGGCGCAGACGGGAAAGGCGGTGCTGTACGACCGCGAAGCGCGCCTCTACGTCCACCGGAACGTGCTAGAGGCTCTCGATGCAAAGTTGCTCGCGCGCCTGCACGAGCACGCGGCGCGCGATTCCATCGACCCCTCGATCGCTCGCGAGGAGCTGCGCCAGCGCGCCGGATCCCCGCCGCCGAAGGTATTCGCCAAGGCGCTTGCCTCCCTGACGGAGCGCGGCGAGCTGAGGGCGGATGCCGAGCGCGTCCATCCGCCCGGAGCGGCAGCGAAGCTCTCCGGGGCGGACGCCGACGCGCAGGAGAAGCTGGCCGGCGTGCTCGATGGCGCTGGACTCTCGCCGCCTCGCGTCGACGAGCTCCCCAAGCTGATCGGGCAAACGCCACAGCGGACGCACTCGCTGCTCAAGGCGCTGGCCGGCGCCGGCCGCGCCAGCAAGGTGAGCGAGGATCTCTGGTTCGGGGCCGTGCCGCTGATGGACCTGCGCCGGCGGGTGCTGACCCACCTCTCGGAGCACGGGTCCATCGACGCGCAGTCGTTCAAGGAGCTGACCGGCCTGACGCGAAAGTTCGCCATCCCGCTGCTCGAGTACTTCGACCGCGAGAAGCTGACGTTGCGGATCGGGGACAAGCGGGTGCTGCGCAAGGGAGAGCGGTGA
- a CDS encoding DNA mismatch repair protein MutS, protein MPKKKPFNNPFGGIKLPEAPRPAPKAQPPPPEASPPRPAAELTEDELWTVAVDGARPLVDRSGRVKPGPQRLSVAPLELDPDLEAYDELRALVTGEVPFDISDSDEFIEGHARGLDPRVVKRLRRGEFAVQGHVDLHGMLKDEAKSELESFLVRERQQGKRCVLVVHGRGLHSKDQVPVLKEALKRWMHTARFARHVLGFSTARPHDGGGGAIYVLLKRN, encoded by the coding sequence GTGCCGAAGAAGAAGCCGTTCAATAATCCGTTCGGCGGGATCAAGCTTCCTGAGGCGCCGAGGCCTGCGCCCAAGGCACAACCGCCGCCTCCGGAGGCCTCGCCTCCCCGCCCTGCCGCCGAGCTGACGGAGGACGAACTGTGGACGGTGGCCGTCGACGGCGCGAGGCCGCTTGTGGACCGCAGCGGCCGGGTCAAGCCCGGCCCGCAGCGGCTTTCGGTGGCGCCGCTGGAGCTGGATCCCGATCTCGAAGCGTACGACGAGCTGCGGGCGCTGGTGACCGGTGAGGTGCCGTTCGACATCTCGGACTCGGACGAGTTCATCGAGGGGCACGCGCGAGGCCTCGATCCGCGGGTCGTGAAGAGGCTGCGCCGGGGCGAGTTCGCCGTCCAAGGGCACGTCGACCTGCACGGGATGCTCAAGGACGAAGCGAAATCGGAGCTGGAATCGTTTCTCGTCAGGGAGCGCCAGCAGGGAAAACGATGCGTCCTCGTCGTACACGGCCGCGGACTGCACTCGAAGGACCAGGTGCCGGTCCTCAAGGAAGCGTTGAAGCGCTGGATGCACACGGCGCGTTTCGCCCGCCACGTGCTCGGCTTCTCCACGGCGCGCCCACACGACGGCGGCGGCGGCGCCATCTACGTCCTTCTGAAACGAAATTGA